The genome window TTAATTGGTGTGTTGACAGTTCAAAAACCACAAGAATTCCCCATGCAGGGGTTATTGGGTGCAGACACATTTATTTGAACATTGACGTCTTCTGTGTAACTCAATTAAAGCTGAGCTCCCTTGGATCCACCAATTCAAAAAGGagttattttcaaaaattgcatcatctatttaaaaatatataatcgCAGACAACGTGTCAAATGACCCATGGGCGACCGCACTAAAACTAATATATTAATCTTGCAAGGTTCCAAGTCATGAACTTATTTTATCGTCTGCAGTTCCATCCCATAAATCATAATCAACGGAACTTTGGCACCTGAATAAAGTGCTGAAACAGTGCGCGTGGAAATGAGAAGCAATAAAAATGATATTGCCTGTCGGGAAAAGCCAAGGACGAGCAgtgaaatcaattaaatgcattttccgAAGTCTCATCTCATTCTGTCTTCCGCTTCCGCCCAACCACTCCTCTTGTCATTTCGTCCATTTTCTGGCTTTGCTCGTTTACCTAAGCTTTAAGTTGTTATATTTATGGCGTCTATAATTGCAGCAATTTGTGCGATGCGCCAGGTAGGCACAACCCCACTCACCACTTCCAATGCCACCCACCTGGACGTGCTCGTATTTGAGATGGAACTTATATACAACGTGCTACACATGACCCCACAGACATGCTGggatgcactgaaaaaaagtGTGGAAAGGATCATACACATAGAGATATCGTTCATTAGGGTTGATTAACGATTAAATCCCATAAATTGTTAATGGTTCATATAAGAATGTGTCTTAAAGtatataaattgcaatttccaACCTTTCGCTCATTTTGAAAATATGTTCGCAGTGTGGAAATTGCTTTTCTTCATCCATTTTTTGTCGTCTCCGTTGCAGGCAAAATGTCAGCATCGTTCAGGACCTGATGCCCTaccctctctctctttcactgTGGCCCCTACCCGTCTCTTTCTTTCTGCGGTCCGGGCTGCTGCTTGATTGcacttttaattaacttttttgCGAGCTTCCCAGCTTGGGATCCTTGGGATCCTTCGGATCCCGCTCCTGTTTCAGCTGCTGCCAATTGTCGGCACTTTGTGCTTTATACTTTCGCCTCGTCATtaacaaaaagcaaacaagTCGTGCACGGGGCCCATAAATAATGGCAATCTcgaccgcccaccgcccatcgGAAAATTATTTGTAGACAGTTTAAGCCATATCCCGCTCTCTCGGCCTGCAAAGCCATAATTCCGCCCGCCGGCCAATATGTTAATTCAATTCACCGCATTGTAATCAGCGGCAGCGAAACTGCGAGTGCCGCAAATGTTTACGGATTCCCTCAGCTCACCGGATTTCCACATATTTTCCCCGGCAGGTGAGTATTGGCAGTGCAGGCACGCGTAATGTTATGattggaaaatgaaaatcatttaCGTGAGCAACCAATTCGCAGCTCATATAAAGCAAATCTAGCGGCAGTTGCATTACCCACAGCAATTCGGGCCATCGATCGGTTTGCCTGCTTATCATGTGGGCAAATTAATGCGCCCAACGTGATGAGCATGGCGATAGATTCCACATCGTAGCTATTGACCCGGGGCGGAAAAGTGGTCAAAACGGCTGCCAAAACGAGGTAATCGAGGATTGATGGAAGGGTGTCCGATAAATAAGGATAAACTCAATTTTATTGTGCATCCGTTAGCCCATTTAGATAACCTAAGCTCAACAACAACATTTAGTTCAAAAGGTGAACAATTACTATTTCTCGATAATATTGGATCAATATATAAATCATATAATAAggagaaaaatatataatatgtaCATTTGCTTGCTTTTGATGCTCATTTTGAAACGcaccaaaaattaaaaacatttaactCGTGCTCCTATAAGTCGTAATTATTGCTTTACGATCTGATAAGCGATTTATTtcaatcgtttatttggccaaataaaacaaatcaCTCAAATGAATTTATAATCATTCATATATTTCGACTGTAATTTTGACTTCCGCACAAAAACTCAGTACTGAGTTGGTAGCCAAAAATGGAAGATGAGCGCCATGGGAATTAACCTGATTTTGGCCATTTCGATGTTTTATTCAATCATGGAAGTGCgtaaaatatcaaaataaattttaataaaatatgtaatcTTCACATTTATTCAAGACAAATTCCCGCTTTGAATTTACGAACTTAAACTGCACTGATTTTGACCTGCGAGTTGGGGAGTTCGAGTACTGCAACTTAAAGTCGATAAATCGGAGCTACAAATATGTTTCCGGAAAGTATAAGTTACATCAAATTCCGTTGCCAAACATGAAGGTAATTCAATTAGTAAACAGGCTGATTGAATTTCATGATAATGAATAATGATaattcaattgcataaagatAAATTTCATAATGTGGAAACGACTCAACGGATACAGGCCTTTTCTCTACAACATAACAGTAGATGCATGCAAATTCATTGAGAATCCAAAATCAAACCCGGTCTTCAAATATATATTCGAATCATTTTCCGCGTATTCCAATGTGAACCACTCGTGTCCCTTCTCGGTAAGTGAAGtgaaattattatatatgaaattattaattattaaccaTGCTTAGAGCGACTTAATTGTGGAAAGGCTGCCCATTGGCTTTATGAATCACCGAGTAACTGAAATTCTTCCCATCCCCGAGGGCAATTACCTGGTTGAGTTTCACTTCAGTCACCGAAAATCTATTTTTGCAGGCACTCGAGTCTATTTTACTATTTCATAAAAGTGTCAAATGTGTACAGAATTATAACTTGTCGAATGTTTTAAGTGAAAGCTGAGAACTTGAACAAATTCGTTGGTTTTGTAGTTACGATCTATTTATAAATAAGATTTGAAATCATTGCGAGTTTAGTGTAGCATTCAGTTTGAATTGTTGCTACTGTTATCAATAACATAATATGCCAGCGTAAGTAAATCCCCTTGGTTACTTTTCAATTAACATGATTTTTATGGACTTGCATTAACCCTCAATAAAGTTAAACACAAAATTGGCCCCAAACAAAGAGGCTAAGACCGCGGCTGGGGGagaattgtataaatgaaaactaaatatttaCTTTGGGCCCTTGTTATTGCTGCCAACTGACAGCaggaaaacaaagaaaattgAGAAAAGGTTTTCCCGGCGCTTATCTATGAGCGCTGAGCGCCCAAATAAGTAAGTCAATAAATCAATTCAATAAAATTTCTGCTGCCTTTTTATATCTGAAGTTTTTGGCTCCGGTTCTTTTTTGGCAAATCCCAAGCAAACAAATGTGAGCGCAAAAAACGTACGGCCTGGCAAATGTTTGGCACTCAGTAGGGAAAACAATGACGTGGGGCAGCGGGCAGAGGGGCCCGGGAAAGGGTCAAAGGTTAAGAGGGAACGAAGGCTTGGACCAGAAAGATACATAAGCACTGATAGCTGAAAAGTTTATCAATTTGTAAAACGACAGCCGCAGACATAAGGAGTTTTCCCCGGAAAAGTGTGGGCGCAGTTTTCCCGAGCAGAGCCGTTCGTTttgaagaaaagaaaagagcTTTTCGTCGGGGTTTCTGAATCTGCTGAGCTTTCCTCACGGACATTTGCCccaatttatttgctttgaaatcaatgcaaataattaatttaaattaactgCTGGCCCGGAGGAAGCTGCTTCCTTCTGCCAGCCACTGAATAGCCCACAAATCGGCCATCATTCACACATAACCCCATGCCTGTGGTCACATAACTCAAATGAATTGTTTATACAGCGCCAGAagctaaacaaaaaacagcaacaattgCGATTGCCGAAAAAGTTGAAACAATGAATGAAATGTTTGCGTTGCGTGTCAATATTATCTTTTTATTTCACTGCCGTTTTGTTTATGCGCAAAAAGAGAGGAAGCGCCGTTCGGCTTTCTGCGTGCGAGCATAAAAAacattgttttaaaaatactcGGCCAGTGCGGCTATTGCTATTTTGGCACTTCTATTTTGGCCATTTCCAACGCAGAAAATGTATATCAGCCCGAAGACTAAGTGACATGCCGACATGACGAAACGGGTGTTCAAAGTGTCAGGCGCGAAATCTGTTGAAATGCGAACAACTTGACTCAACTTGACTGGCAAATAATTCAGCAAATCCCCAGCGTTTGCTCTAGCCGAGGCGATCGGCTAGTCTATAGTTTAGATAATCTTGAGGTGAATCAATTGCGGGTGTCGGCCACTTAATCTCGGCCAGCTGACCGCAGTTGCCTCGCCTCCTAATTGCGCCTAAAATGCGCTGCCAACGAAATTTTTGGGCTATTTTAATAGCCGCAGATCGGAAACACACGGTTTTGGTGTAAAGGGAAGAGCAGCTCGATTGACTTACtaaattgtatatatttaagaCCCGAATTGATATTTAATTTGCAACCAACTATTACGCACTCTGTgcttaaataataaagtagagtattattattatattaaagagtattatattattaaataccaatttaaatgcaatcaCAAACGTGTGTTTTGATAATCTAAAACATATTAGTGATTGAAAATAAATAGTCACACCTATTGAGCTCTTCTATTCCTCGGCGGCACTTTCGAAAGTTAAATACCCCGTATTGCCATTGGATACCCCCAGAAGGATGGGGGGCTGGACTGGGCTCTGTCGGCGCTTTTGCCAAAATTTCGCGATGGGAATGCAATGCTCTCACCGGTCCGCCCACCGCACCCCTCCACGCCCCTTTCGAGCACTTACAGCCCCTCGAATCCAATCCCACCCACTGGTTAGCACCGGAAAGTATTTCTTTCTAGTCTGCGGCGGTCGTGTGACTCGCTTTTGTCTCTCTGCGACTTGCGAATTCGCGGGGGCGTCCAAGTAAAATCGTCTCCGCTCTTTGCCAAATCGAAAATCCAAGTGCCATCGATGCGCATTTGGCTGGCAGCGGGTGCATTGGCATGGCAATGGATTCCGATTCGGAGATTCCGATTCCGAGTGCGCGAAATCGGGCGACCCATCCTTCCCAGCATATATTATGGAACTGGCTGTCGAGCGATGTAGCGCTTCCCCAGCCAAATCGTACATATCAATTGACCATCGCGACAAACAACATTGACGGGGCAAAACACACATATTGTTTGTGGCTGTGTTTTTTATGTGGGCATCCACACAGATAGTTGCTCAAATATTGCCACGCTTCGCATAAAAGTTGCATGAAATCGGTTTCACCAGCGCAGCATTCAAATGAAAAGAAGAACTGCGAATGCGCTACCATAAAAATCAACTATTGCAAGTAATTACCAAAAAAAAGCGGTATTtatttcatatataatatatctaGATACAAGTTTTTGATAtcttatttttctttaattttttattttaaatataaatcaaatataaattttatcCAAACCGAAACACCCCCTTTTAATTGTAGATCGCATATATTTTTGCACGAGGCGCGCACAAAGTCAAGACTATAATTATAGCGACACCCACCTATTGGCGCCCAATTTctggcaaacacacacaatagcacacacacacacggacgcacgacgcacgcacacacaatcAATATCACGGTCAAGTTGAAAATCATTGAGAGCGGATGTGGACATGGAATGGGGCATGGAGGTGGAAATGGGCATGGGGATGGGGTGGACATATCACAGATGTGTAAATGTCTGTGAAGGTCGAGCAGTCAGTCGCCCGTCCAGTCGACGATCGCAGAAGGGCAGTGATACGAAGATGAGGCCAGAGTGCGTGTGTGACATTAAcccaataaaataaacaaatagatGGAACCCTACGAGAGCGGGGTGtatcttatttatattttcattttcggcGGAGAGTGGGAGTCAAGGGCGTGAGATCGGCCGATCTCAGCCGATCTTCTTCGGGCTTTCAAATTGGGTCTTCTGAATGCCAAACGATGCCAGCGAATTTCGCTCAGTTTCGAGGAAAATCGCGTCGCGCCAACTTGGGAAATGCGTTGCGTCGTGTCCCGTGGAAATCATCGCGACTAAGGCCCCGACAATCCCCAAAGGATTAGcccgaaaataataacaataatcgCAAGCGGCAAACGGCAAACGGCGAACTGCAAACAAAGTGTGACCAAAGTGATATATGTGTGGCCTGTCTGGCCGTCGATTCGCAAATCCATTGCTATTTTCGTAGTCGCTCGCTTTGTGGGCAATTAGCACAAAGTGTCGAGCAATTTTCCGTCTCAATTGAAGTGCTGCTTACCCTTTGCCAAAAGCATCCGTTAAACAATGTGATGACTTAATGAAAAGTTAATACGTCTCTGAATAATTgcagcaaattgaaatattaattGTTCAACATTTGTTTCGTGTGCGCCGCGGGCCAAAGTTGTCTCTATCTCACTATATTGGCATTGCCTGGCTAAAAATACAAGAAAGTCCACAGctatacaaattataacaacaagttttatttattgcctaaatatatttgtgtgttttgtgtgcTGCTGTGTTGTTGTCTCGTCGTCCATAAAGACGCTAGGCAAAGGCGTATAATTATCTAAATTCCTGTGTTAGTAACACTTTCAGCACCAGCAAACAGTCaagccattaaaaaatatatatcgaGCATCGCGAAAATCAGCACCAACAGAACgcagaaaaattaataaaaaaataaatacaaatttaaaaaaagcaGGGGCCGAATAAATAATCAAGCATCATGTCGGCGGCCTCCACGCGAAGTTCGGTGACGAGGAAATCATCGCTATCAAAAAGTTCTAGTTCAGACAAATCGGCAAAGTCCTCGACGAATTCCTCGAAATCCCCGACAGCCGCCAGTGGAAACAAACAGAAAATGCAGTACACAAAAACCAGGGAGCGCATGGTCGATGGTAAAGATCTCTACTCTCTATGGGCACTACGGAGCCCAATCAAGCATTATCCCAAGCACGAGTCCCTCCTGCGATTGTATCTTTAATGACATGCGATCATGCTTCAATGGCATTCCGATGTGCTGACCGCCGTCATTAATGTCAAAACTGAGGGTTTCACAAATTATTTCCTTTGAACATTTCGGCCAGCGGAGGCAAGCGTTTCCAAAAGTGTATTTCGAGAATTGGGAAGTCATGCTTGTAATTTTCAAAACAATAGCATGGCTGCACCTTCTCGAGGAGCAGTACATCTATCGTTAAGTTTTCGTGTTTAAAAACCAATAAATGGGTTTTTCAAATggaaataaacaaagaaaagaaaacattttacaGCTCATGTAAATTTAgcttatttcaaaaaattataatgatggaagttttgatttattttacaGACCATACTAAATGCGTTATGGGCaacatgtatatataaataatttactGTTTTTTAATAACCCATATATTCCGATGCAACTGCCATAAAAGTGCTTTAATTAATCAATTATTCAGCATCGTAACTTTAAACCCTTAAATGAAAATGCGGTGCTCGCTTTTGTTCTTTGGTTTATTGGGtccataaaaattaatttaattatcttCGAGCACCCATAACaagcaacaactgcagcacaTTGGCATTTTATTGGCCATTGCGTCAAAATTCGAGACATTTACCCAAATTATGACAATTAAAAATGGCGTTCGCCCTGGCGTTtcgatgtgtgtgtgtccgattacgtttgtttgttttgtgtgtgccaATCAATTTTCGACTTTTATATTCACTCAGTCAAATTTTGTAATTAGCGTACGAATCTCATGTGGCTGCATCTGGCGGAatttcggttttctttataGCCGGGCCAAGA of Drosophila mauritiana strain mau12 chromosome 3R, ASM438214v1, whole genome shotgun sequence contains these proteins:
- the LOC117142327 gene encoding uncharacterized protein LOC117142327 translates to MSAMGINLILAISMFYSIMETNSRFEFTNLNCTDFDLRVGEFEYCNLKSINRSYKYVSGKYKLHQIPLPNMKINFIMWKRLNGYRPFLYNITVDACKFIENPKSNPVFKYIFESFSAYSNVNHSCPFSSDLIVERLPIGFMNHRVTEILPIPEGNYLVEFHFSHRKSIFAGTRVYFTIS